CCGAATATGCGCGGCGTCAACAAACTGCCGCTGGGGCCGACAAATACTCCCTATTCCAGCCCGGCCAGCTTTTCATGATCCAGCAACGACAACGCGCCCAACTGGCGCTGTTGGCCCGCGCAGGCTGGGCGTCACTGGCGCACAAACGCATCCTGGAAATCGGCTGCGGCGCGGGCGGCGTCTTGCACGAATTCCTCTGGCTGGGCGCAACGCCCTCGTTATTACACGGCGCGGAACTGCTGGAATGGCGCTTGGCCGAAGCGAAAGCGGCGACCCCACATCTGCCTTTAGTCCTAGCCGACGGCCAGCAATTGCCGTATGCCGACGCCAGTTTTGATCTAGTCGCGCAATACACCGTCTTCAGTTCCATCCTCGACACTCAGGTCAGGCAAGCCATCGCCGCCGAAATGCGCCGCGTGTTGCGA
This DNA window, taken from Acidobacteriota bacterium, encodes the following:
- a CDS encoding class I SAM-dependent methyltransferase — encoded protein: MTTRQPPQSDLERLRAEYARRQQTAAGADKYSLFQPGQLFMIQQRQRAQLALLARAGWASLAHKRILEIGCGAGGVLHEFLWLGATPSLLHGAELLEWRLAEAKAATPHLPLVLADGQQLPYADASFDLVAQYTVFSSILDTQVRQAIAAEMRRVLRPGGLILWYDFWTNPLNPQTRGIRKAEIRALFPHCQFSFKCLTLASPLVCRLAPYSWLACHLLERLRVFNTHYLVAIRPR